A single window of Flavobacteriales bacterium DNA harbors:
- a CDS encoding DNA replication/repair protein RecF — MRWLLYLYTMSLYLQNLSLLNFKNYEDLNLTFGEGIHCLLGHNGEGKTNVLDAIHYMSFAKSAFQSADSMNIRHGAPFFVVQGSFRLDGHDENIYCGFKKGTRKQVKRNQKDYERLAEHIGLLPVVMISPYDMDLVTGVSEDRRRFMDSVIAQYDREYLENLMAYNRLLSQRNALLKHMAIEGKRQSDTLDILNLQMEKPALHVYAKRQEFLQGLVPVFQSYYERLAGGREQVSVEFQSHLHDDQPANLFRDSLPRDLALQYTSKGVHKDDLLFKLGEHPVKRIGSQGQQKTFLIALKLAQYAFMRTRKEVKPILMIDDVFDKLDENRVSQLMSLVTGSDFGQVFITDAHTARLPAILRGLDVPARHYHVKSGGVITEKEQPLEEKQ, encoded by the coding sequence ATGCGGTGGCTTTTGTATCTTTACACCATGTCGCTGTACCTGCAAAACCTTTCCCTGCTTAATTTCAAGAACTACGAGGACCTCAACCTGACCTTCGGGGAGGGGATCCATTGTTTGCTGGGACACAATGGTGAAGGCAAGACCAATGTACTGGATGCCATCCATTATATGAGTTTCGCTAAGAGTGCTTTTCAGTCTGCCGACAGCATGAACATCCGCCACGGCGCACCTTTTTTTGTGGTACAGGGAAGCTTCCGACTCGATGGGCATGATGAGAATATCTACTGCGGATTTAAGAAAGGCACCCGGAAGCAGGTCAAGCGCAACCAGAAAGACTACGAGCGTCTGGCCGAACACATCGGCTTGCTACCCGTGGTGATGATCTCGCCTTATGATATGGACCTTGTGACCGGCGTTAGTGAAGACCGGCGCAGGTTCATGGATAGTGTGATTGCACAGTACGACAGGGAATACCTCGAAAACCTGATGGCCTACAACCGTTTGTTGTCGCAACGGAATGCCCTGCTCAAGCACATGGCCATCGAAGGTAAACGCCAGAGCGATACCCTTGATATCCTCAACCTGCAAATGGAAAAGCCGGCGTTGCATGTATATGCCAAAAGGCAGGAATTTCTGCAGGGATTGGTACCGGTCTTTCAGTCGTACTATGAACGGTTGGCAGGAGGCAGGGAACAGGTGTCGGTTGAGTTTCAGTCGCACCTCCATGATGACCAGCCGGCGAACCTGTTTCGTGACAGTTTACCCCGTGATCTTGCGCTTCAATATACATCCAAGGGTGTGCATAAAGATGACCTGCTGTTCAAGTTGGGTGAGCACCCGGTCAAGCGGATCGGTTCCCAGGGACAACAGAAGACATTTCTGATTGCGCTGAAACTGGCCCAGTATGCTTTCATGAGAACACGCAAGGAAGTGAAACCCATCCTCATGATTGATGATGTGTTTGATAAGTTGGATGAGAACCGGGTGTCACAGTTGATGAGCCTTGTAACCGGCAGTGACTTCGGACAAGTGTTCATCACCGATGCGCATACGGCGCGACTGCCTGCCATTCTCCGGGGCCTGGATGTGCCGGCCCGCCACTACCATGTGAAATCCGGAGGCGTGATCACCGAAAAAGAACAGCCCCTTGAAGAAAAGCAATGA
- a CDS encoding tetratricopeptide repeat protein, whose amino-acid sequence MATQTEENVLDLPETLTKTEAYIEENKNSLSIVVGAIVVIIAAYLYYAKVYIPGQEAEAESKMFTAEYYFKQDSLMLAINGNGMEPGFKQIADDYGMTASGNLAEYYQGISYLRLGQFQEAIDHLGNFDSDDAMLGPIAIGAIGDAYMELNQTDKALSYYQDAADKDDNHFTAPIYLKKAATAQEMLGKYADAAKTYKRIQKEFPDSREAQGIEKYIARAEGLVK is encoded by the coding sequence ATGGCCACACAAACCGAAGAGAACGTATTAGACCTGCCGGAGACCCTCACGAAGACCGAGGCGTATATCGAAGAGAACAAGAACAGCCTGAGCATCGTGGTAGGTGCAATCGTTGTAATCATTGCAGCCTATCTGTATTATGCCAAGGTATATATTCCAGGACAGGAAGCAGAAGCCGAAAGCAAGATGTTCACGGCAGAGTACTATTTCAAACAGGACTCACTCATGCTGGCCATCAACGGCAATGGCATGGAACCGGGCTTCAAGCAAATTGCTGACGACTATGGCATGACTGCCAGCGGAAACCTGGCTGAATACTACCAGGGTATCAGCTACCTGCGCCTGGGCCAGTTCCAGGAAGCCATCGACCACCTCGGCAACTTTGATTCAGACGATGCCATGCTGGGCCCGATCGCAATCGGCGCCATCGGTGATGCATACATGGAACTGAACCAAACCGACAAAGCACTTTCCTATTATCAGGATGCAGCCGATAAAGACGACAATCATTTCACGGCTCCCATTTACCTGAAAAAAGCGGCCACCGCCCAGGAAATGCTTGGGAAATATGCTGATGCGGCCAAAACCTACAAACGCATCCAAAAAGAATTCCCCGATTCACGCGAGGCGCAAGGAATTGAAAAGTACATCGCCCGGGCGGAAGGCCTGGTAAAATAA
- a CDS encoding 6,7-dimethyl-8-ribityllumazine synthase, with translation MATQEHKPAAFNAVPSGGGLRFGIVVSAWNNQVTEALYEGARDTLLAAGVANHDIVRIDVPGSFELPLAALRLAKGQHTDGIICLGCIVKGETPHNEFIAQAVANGIMRLNLDLDLPVVFGVLTPNTQEQALARAGGNMGNKGSEAAATALLMARR, from the coding sequence ATGGCCACACAGGAACACAAGCCCGCTGCTTTTAACGCCGTCCCATCCGGTGGGGGTTTGCGCTTCGGGATTGTGGTATCCGCCTGGAACAACCAGGTTACCGAAGCCCTTTATGAAGGTGCAAGGGACACCCTCTTGGCCGCCGGTGTTGCCAACCACGACATTGTAAGAATAGACGTTCCGGGCAGCTTTGAGCTTCCCCTTGCCGCTCTGCGCCTGGCAAAAGGGCAACATACCGATGGCATCATTTGCCTGGGATGCATCGTCAAGGGAGAAACCCCGCACAACGAATTCATTGCACAGGCTGTTGCCAATGGTATCATGAGGTTGAACCTGGATCTAGACCTGCCTGTGGTATTCGGGGTACTCACCCCCAACACCCAGGAACAAGCACTCGCCCGTGCAGGAGGCAATATGGGTAATAAAGGTTCAGAAGCCGCAGCAACCGCCCTTCTGATGGCACGCAGATGA
- a CDS encoding phosphoribosyltransferase, which produces MPKSKTKILDGSRIQQKINRMAFQIYEDNVDEKEVLIAGIRKNGYLLAERIAEALKKVSPLKVKLIEVELDKHNPIKYEIELPLEENELKDKVVILVDDVLNSGKTLIYGARRFLRQPLKKLRTVVLVNRAHTRYPIHADFEGMSLSSTLQEHVEVVLDKNKEAVYLL; this is translated from the coding sequence ATGCCGAAAAGCAAAACCAAAATTCTAGACGGATCCCGCATTCAGCAAAAGATCAACCGCATGGCCTTCCAGATCTACGAAGACAATGTGGATGAAAAGGAAGTGCTGATTGCAGGCATCCGGAAAAATGGATACTTGCTGGCAGAACGTATTGCGGAAGCCCTCAAGAAAGTGTCACCACTGAAAGTGAAACTGATTGAAGTGGAACTCGACAAACACAACCCGATCAAATACGAGATCGAACTCCCACTGGAAGAAAATGAGTTGAAAGACAAGGTGGTGATCCTGGTGGATGACGTATTGAATTCTGGCAAGACCCTGATCTATGGCGCCCGCCGCTTTTTGCGTCAACCCCTGAAGAAACTCAGAACCGTTGTGCTGGTCAACCGCGCACATACACGGTATCCCATCCATGCCGATTTCGAAGGCATGTCGCTTTCCTCCACCCTGCAAGAACATGTGGAGGTGGTTCTTGACAAGAACAAGGAAGCGGTTTACCTGCTATAA
- a CDS encoding HDIG domain-containing protein: protein MSKLSTYIRDRHAILFKALLFVATIAVIIFQFPREGKFKYDLNNLRGKPWPYEDLTAPFSFPILKSQEDLDKEKALIKEQSPLYYNVDTDIPQQVPADLLTSFEARWEEYRGAKGADTLALPTDPKAKLAEQEHLKSKAVKILTDIYSVGLIQLDEHLEGKPDDFEVFLIRNNIAEATDVGSLMMLRKIPAYVAGALADESPLGRSFLQGLLENAVRPNVIYDAGKTESVLRKQLDNISLSRDMVKEGDPIIERGAPVDDDKLGVLQSLKHEYEAQLGSEVNYYYILAGQIILVALSMLILGFFLLIFRRDIIVDHVQLTFILLLLAMTVTGATLVVKAGQNIYLVPFCFLPVVIRAFFDTRLALFTHLTAVLISSIISANGFEFVFLQFVAGNAAIYSLTNMRNRSQLFVSALVIFLGYSVTYLGILVIQEGAAITVNPNKFKWFAISASSILLVYPMIYIFEKIFGLVSDVTLMELADLNSPLLRRLATETPGTFQHSLQVANLAEEAIHAIGGDALLVRTGALYHDIGKMEASGFFIENQGSGINPHDDLPEEESARIIIHHVIKGIEMARKQKLPEKVIDFIRTHHGTTRTEFFLRRYADKHPGEKFDETMFQYPGPKPFSRETSVLMMADACEAASRSLRKPDKESISKMVEGIIGRQVSTGQFSNANITLKDISTTQKIIIKRLLSIYHVRVAYPGVRAVQAGTTPTGKVAEEKS, encoded by the coding sequence ATGTCTAAGCTTTCCACTTACATCCGGGACAGGCACGCGATCCTCTTCAAGGCTTTGTTGTTCGTGGCCACCATTGCGGTGATCATCTTCCAGTTTCCCAGGGAAGGGAAATTCAAGTATGACCTGAACAACCTTCGGGGAAAGCCCTGGCCATATGAAGACCTGACGGCGCCATTCTCATTCCCTATCCTGAAATCACAGGAGGATCTTGACAAGGAAAAGGCCCTTATCAAAGAACAGAGTCCGCTGTATTATAACGTCGACACAGACATTCCTCAACAGGTTCCGGCCGACCTGTTGACGTCTTTTGAAGCCCGATGGGAAGAGTACCGCGGTGCAAAAGGAGCGGACACCCTGGCTTTGCCAACCGACCCGAAAGCGAAGTTGGCCGAACAGGAACACCTGAAGTCAAAGGCGGTGAAAATTCTCACCGACATATACAGTGTAGGCCTTATCCAACTGGATGAGCATCTGGAAGGAAAGCCGGATGATTTTGAGGTATTCCTGATTCGCAACAACATCGCCGAAGCCACGGATGTGGGAAGCCTGATGATGCTCCGGAAGATCCCCGCTTATGTAGCAGGGGCGCTTGCGGATGAGTCACCCTTGGGGCGGTCTTTCCTGCAGGGATTGCTTGAAAACGCCGTACGCCCCAACGTGATTTATGACGCGGGGAAAACCGAGTCGGTGCTTCGCAAGCAACTCGACAACATATCCCTGAGCCGCGATATGGTGAAGGAGGGAGATCCGATCATCGAAAGAGGAGCGCCGGTGGATGACGACAAGCTGGGGGTGTTGCAATCCCTCAAGCATGAATATGAAGCCCAGTTGGGAAGCGAAGTAAACTACTACTACATTCTGGCCGGGCAAATCATACTGGTGGCCTTGTCTATGCTGATACTCGGGTTTTTCCTGCTGATTTTCCGGAGGGATATCATTGTGGATCATGTACAGCTTACTTTCATCTTGTTGCTGCTGGCGATGACCGTGACCGGTGCCACCCTGGTGGTGAAGGCCGGGCAGAACATCTACCTGGTTCCGTTCTGTTTCCTTCCCGTGGTCATCCGCGCATTTTTTGACACACGTCTGGCATTGTTCACCCACCTGACCGCGGTGCTGATCAGCAGTATCATTTCCGCCAATGGATTTGAATTTGTGTTCCTCCAGTTCGTAGCGGGCAATGCGGCCATCTACAGCCTGACCAACATGCGCAACCGTTCCCAACTGTTCGTGTCTGCGCTGGTTATTTTTCTGGGGTATTCGGTGACCTACCTCGGCATTCTTGTGATCCAGGAGGGTGCTGCCATTACGGTGAATCCGAACAAATTCAAATGGTTTGCCATCAGTGCGTCATCCATCCTGCTGGTATACCCCATGATCTACATCTTTGAGAAGATTTTCGGTCTTGTATCCGATGTCACTCTGATGGAGCTGGCGGATCTGAACAGCCCGTTGCTGCGAAGACTGGCCACTGAAACGCCGGGTACCTTTCAGCATTCGCTACAGGTGGCCAACCTGGCGGAAGAAGCCATTCATGCCATCGGGGGAGATGCGTTGCTGGTCAGGACCGGAGCTTTGTATCATGACATTGGCAAGATGGAAGCTTCAGGCTTTTTTATTGAGAACCAGGGATCCGGTATCAATCCGCATGATGACCTCCCGGAAGAGGAAAGTGCCCGCATCATCATTCATCACGTGATCAAAGGCATTGAAATGGCGCGCAAGCAAAAGTTACCGGAGAAGGTGATCGATTTCATCCGCACCCACCACGGAACCACACGCACCGAGTTTTTCCTGCGCAGGTATGCCGACAAGCATCCGGGGGAGAAGTTTGATGAAACCATGTTCCAATATCCTGGCCCCAAGCCCTTCTCAAGGGAAACCTCTGTGCTGATGATGGCGGATGCCTGTGAGGCTGCATCGCGTAGCTTACGGAAACCCGACAAGGAAAGTATTTCCAAAATGGTGGAAGGTATCATTGGCCGGCAGGTAAGCACCGGTCAGTTCTCAAACGCCAACATCACGTTGAAAGACATCAGCACCACCCAAAAGATCATCATCAAGCGTTTGTTGAGCATCTACCACGTACGTGTGGCCTATCCGGGTGTAAGGGCTGTTCAGGCGGGAACCACTCCGACCGGGAAAGTTGCAGAAGAAAAATCGTAA